The following coding sequences are from one Loxodonta africana isolate mLoxAfr1 chromosome 18, mLoxAfr1.hap2, whole genome shotgun sequence window:
- the LOC104846295 gene encoding glial fibrillary acidic protein-like — MEESSWWVRTALTCNPESLRDTNESLERQMREQEERHAREAVSYQEALARLEEEGQSLKDEMARHLQEYQELLNVKLALDIEIATYRKLLEGEENRCALPTAVGNSHCPSLLPLIESALLSSGAVQCLALCPASLMPQRPVLRLLNTQ; from the exons ATGGAGGAG agtagctggtgggttcgaactgccttgACCTGCAACCCGGAGTCCCTGCGTGACACG AATGAGTCGCTGGAAAGGCAGATGCGGGAGCAGGAAGAGCGCCACGCGCGGGAGGCGGTGAGTTACCAGGAGGCGCTGGCCCGGCTGGAGGAGGAGGGGCAGAGCCTCAAGGACGAGATGGCCCGCCACCTGCAGGAGTACCAGGAGCTGCTCAACGTCAAGCTGGCCCTGGACATCGAGATCGCCACCTACAGGAAGCTGCTGGAGGGCGAGGAGAACCGGTGCGCACTGCCTACAGCAGTAGGGAATTCCCACTGCCCCTCCTTGCTGCCCTTGATAGAGTCGGCCTTGCTCTCTTCAGGAGCTGTGCAGTGTTTGGCCTTGTGTCCAGCTTCCCTCATGCCCCAACGCCCAGTACTGCGCCTGCTTAACACACAGTAG